A region from the Janthinobacterium agaricidamnosum genome encodes:
- the uraH gene encoding hydroxyisourate hydrolase — MTYLKKITATLAFASLSSMALAANPLSVHILDLQSGQPTAGVTVTLEQKKGDAWQQLGSAVTNAQGRIAAMYPENQPMQAGDYRIVFKTGEHYARLKQETFFPEIPVQFHVEKTEQHYHIPLLLSPFGFSTYRGN, encoded by the coding sequence ATGACCTATCTGAAAAAAATCACCGCCACCCTGGCCTTCGCCAGCCTGTCCAGCATGGCGCTGGCCGCCAATCCCTTGAGCGTGCACATCCTCGACCTGCAGAGCGGCCAGCCGACGGCCGGCGTGACGGTCACGCTGGAGCAGAAAAAAGGGGATGCCTGGCAACAATTGGGCAGCGCCGTGACGAATGCGCAGGGGCGCATCGCGGCCATGTATCCGGAAAATCAACCCATGCAGGCGGGCGACTACCGCATCGTGTTTAAAACCGGCGAGCACTATGCACGGCTGAAACAGGAAACCTTCTTCCCGGAAATCCCCGTGCAATTCCACGTGGAAAAGACCGAGCAGCACTATCACATTCCCTTGCTGCTCAGCCCTTTCGGCTTTTCCACCTACCGCGGAAACTGA